AGATGAGCGCGAATCTTTGCACGATGAGCTCATCGGCAACCCCAGGCACACCCACATAGCACGACACAGCTGGCCTTGGAGCGAGCCTACCCCAACGATGGAGCCCATCCGCGCGAGAAGGGACGAGAGGAACAGAAGTTTTGCGCCCACGGCAACTTTCGCTTCGCGTCAGTGAGTGACTTCTCGGCCGTCATCACCAATACGAGTGACAACCAGCACGAGTGATAATGACGTCCTCGGTCGTCTGGCGCGCAGCGGGGTGCCCACGCTGCGCGCGGCATGGGGGGGATGATCTTCAGCCAAACGACGTGACGCTACTGCCCGCGCAGACGCTATTGCCCGCGCACGTACTCCTTGAGCAGCTTGCCATCATAGCTTACCGCACACACATACGTGCCCGTGTTTGGCACCCCGGTGTTCTCCATCAGTCCCGAGCCCATCACGATCAGGTGGTCGCCCGCGTCGGCGAACTCGGCATGGTAGTACCCTTCGGGCAGGGGTATGTCCGTCGTAAACTTGCCGCCCACGGGCACGAACCGGTATTTTGAGGGCTCTGTGAGCTCGCCACGTTTCTTCACCTCGATGTACGCCTTACCTGCGGCCACCGCCCGAAGCGTCACCCCCTCACTCCCAGTCGCATGGTACACGCTCAACGCGCAGCCATCCTCAAGTGCGATGCTGATCACGGCAGACCCATCCTCGCCGCGAAGATCGCCCCCCTCCGTAAAGCAGACGCAACCGTCAGAGACCATAGGGACCCCTATATCTCCCCACTCGTTCGTGTACAGCTCGCGAACATCACTTCCGTCCAGGTTCTGCGAATAGAGCGTCCCTGTGGATTTGGGTGAGGACGTGTTACCGGTACTCTTATTGCGGACGAAGTAGGCCTTGTCTCTGGTGAGCGTCACGTTAGAGCCAGATACGGTACCAAGAACCCGTTGGTTTGCCCCATCCTCGTCCATGGCAAGGATCCTGTGCGTTGCATCATGCTCATCGATGTTAACTACAACATAAAGCGTGTGATCAAAGATGTAGGCATCCTTCACGTATTCGGTCGAGCCACCCGCGCCGGATGCAAAGACAGTCTTCCTGTCGCTGCCATCGAGCTTGATGCTACAGACGTCGTACGATCCTCGCATCCCGCTTCCCCCCTCATCAAGGTAGAAGTCATGGGCCCAGCAGAAGAACAGTCGGTCCCCACTTCTACTGAAGTCCCAGGCAAAAGGTTCGTCAGCCTTCGTACAGTCCACCCATAGGATGCGCTCTGGATCGGCACCGTCCTTCGCGATGCGGCAAAACCCGTTCTTTGCGGCAGAGAAGAAGTAGTCCTGGCCATCGACCGCCATGCCGAGCATGCTGTCGGCATGGGCCGCGTCTTGCGTGTCGTCAGCTCCGAGGCCGACCGCGCTCGCCCCCAGACGCGCATCTGCTCCGTCTCCCGCCGACCGTGCGGTTGGGTCCATCTGGAGCACCTGCCCGTCATAGTCCATCAGGCAGACCCTCGTGTGCCTCGTCTCGTTATAGTTGAGCATCGTCACGACCAGCCCCGTGCCGATATCCTCGATGTCGATACCACCACAGGCATCGCAGGGCAAGGGAACGGTACGCATCGGACCGCCCTCGAGCGGCACAATGCGCAGGTGCGCGATGATCGCGTCGCGCACGACCTTACCTGTGAAGTACGCCCTGCCATTCGCGTAGACCACATTACCGAGAAAGTTGATCTGATCCTCATCCGACGCGTCCACAGGGTTAAAGTGATATGCTGCCTTCGCGTCGGAGCCGTCAGGCGCGATGGACATGAGGGACGTTGGCGTCCCGTAGTCATCCTCGACAAAGCAGATGCGGCCATCATGGGCGTCCAGTGCTCGAATGGTTATGGACGAGCTCACATAGAGCTGCTTGACGTCACTTCCGTCCAGCTTCGACGAGCAGAGCGTGTTCAGGGAGTCACGATCCTTGCCTTGGACAAAGTACAGCCGATCGTTGAGGACCACGGCCTCGCCATACGCGTCATAGACCGTCCGCTGGTTAGAGCCGTCCTCCGCCATCGACCAGATGACGTGCGACGTCCCATCAGAGCCTCCATACTGCCGCCCGACGACATAGAGCTCACGATCGCGCGCATAAAGGTCGATGACCTCGTCCGAGCCTGCGTCGAAGACGGTTGTGTCGTTTCCACCGTCCTCGTTGATGCAGTGCACATGGTAGGAGCAGTCCTGCTGCTGCGGGGATGCCTGCGTCTCTACGAAGTAGACGCGCCCATCTCCCTCGGCAAGGCAGGTGGGCGTCCTTAGGCCGTCTTGCGCCAGCTGCGGCAGCGGGCGGATGAGCTCGACGTCCGTCTTGCCCTCCTCGATCCGGCAGACACCTCCCAGCTCCTGCGACACGAAGTAACGGTAGCGCGCGCGGCGGGGTACGACAAAGATAGCCAACGCTATCGCCAACGCGGCGGTTGAGGAGACAAGCGCCATGAT
The DNA window shown above is from Olsenella sp. oral taxon 807 and carries:
- a CDS encoding DUF5050 domain-containing protein, with protein sequence MALVSSTAALAIALAIFVVPRRARYRYFVSQELGGVCRIEEGKTDVELIRPLPQLAQDGLRTPTCLAEGDGRVYFVETQASPQQQDCSYHVHCINEDGGNDTTVFDAGSDEVIDLYARDRELYVVGRQYGGSDGTSHVIWSMAEDGSNQRTVYDAYGEAVVLNDRLYFVQGKDRDSLNTLCSSKLDGSDVKQLYVSSSITIRALDAHDGRICFVEDDYGTPTSLMSIAPDGSDAKAAYHFNPVDASDEDQINFLGNVVYANGRAYFTGKVVRDAIIAHLRIVPLEGGPMRTVPLPCDACGGIDIEDIGTGLVVTMLNYNETRHTRVCLMDYDGQVLQMDPTARSAGDGADARLGASAVGLGADDTQDAAHADSMLGMAVDGQDYFFSAAKNGFCRIAKDGADPERILWVDCTKADEPFAWDFSRSGDRLFFCWAHDFYLDEGGSGMRGSYDVCSIKLDGSDRKTVFASGAGGSTEYVKDAYIFDHTLYVVVNIDEHDATHRILAMDEDGANQRVLGTVSGSNVTLTRDKAYFVRNKSTGNTSSPKSTGTLYSQNLDGSDVRELYTNEWGDIGVPMVSDGCVCFTEGGDLRGEDGSAVISIALEDGCALSVYHATGSEGVTLRAVAAGKAYIEVKKRGELTEPSKYRFVPVGGKFTTDIPLPEGYYHAEFADAGDHLIVMGSGLMENTGVPNTGTYVCAVSYDGKLLKEYVRGQ